From a region of the Bremerella alba genome:
- a CDS encoding DUF1559 domain-containing protein: MRIRNDRTGGFTLVELLVVIAIIGVLIALLLPAVQQAREAARRMSCSNNLKQVGIGLHNYHDTFGSFPYGVRQGYSSSFGPSFWGGMLPFIEQASLYDRLDLSVSNSGWSANSGVLTGHAPTTLVCPSFAGDVDTTPKNPSWDSATTYIGIAGAVLNNANFTESRTATGFDCCSHSGGHNNGTTAAGGMLIANKVLRFKDATDGTSNTLAIGELGGRMYTANSSSYSEIAGSNVLMPASGIYHGWLMGTNGAGTPTTQRAFNLTTIRYAPNTRNFDLDGINGNYGPNNPLLSDHPGGVMGVFTDGHVEFISETINLDILKYQATRDDGQVIPGA, translated from the coding sequence ATGCGCATACGCAATGACCGAACTGGCGGGTTCACGCTCGTTGAATTGTTGGTGGTCATCGCCATTATTGGCGTGTTAATTGCCTTGTTATTGCCTGCTGTCCAACAAGCGCGAGAAGCGGCGCGACGTATGTCGTGCTCGAACAATCTGAAGCAAGTCGGGATTGGATTGCACAACTATCACGATACGTTTGGATCTTTTCCCTATGGAGTTCGGCAGGGGTATTCCAGCTCGTTCGGACCTTCGTTTTGGGGCGGAATGCTCCCGTTTATCGAACAGGCGTCTCTTTACGACCGATTGGATTTAAGCGTCTCCAATAGTGGGTGGAGTGCCAACAGCGGTGTGCTGACCGGCCATGCTCCTACGACGCTTGTCTGTCCCTCGTTTGCCGGCGACGTCGATACGACTCCCAAGAATCCATCGTGGGATTCGGCGACCACTTATATTGGTATCGCCGGAGCCGTTCTCAACAACGCGAACTTTACCGAATCGCGTACTGCGACGGGATTTGACTGTTGTTCACACTCTGGCGGACACAATAACGGCACGACCGCAGCTGGTGGCATGTTGATTGCCAACAAGGTCTTGCGATTCAAAGACGCAACCGATGGAACGAGCAACACGCTGGCAATTGGTGAGTTGGGGGGCCGAATGTATACCGCCAACTCAAGCTCGTACTCCGAAATTGCTGGCTCCAACGTGTTGATGCCCGCCAGCGGTATTTACCATGGTTGGTTGATGGGAACCAACGGCGCGGGAACTCCGACCACGCAGCGCGCATTCAATCTCACCACGATTCGCTACGCCCCCAACACGCGGAACTTCGATCTCGATGGAATCAACGGCAACTATGGTCCGAACAACCCGTTGCTTTCCGATCATCCCGGCGGAGTGATGGGCGTGTTTACCGATGGTCATGTTGAGTTCATTTCAGAAACCATCAATCTCGACATTCTGAAATATCAGGCAACTCGAGACGATGGCCAGGTGATTCCTGGAGCGTAG
- the cas2 gene encoding CRISPR-associated endonuclease Cas2, which translates to MRNTYLVCYDICDDKRLRKVFKTMRDFGDHLQYSIFECQFTPVDLAKCRHELNEIIHHYEDQVLFVDLGPVEGRGDRVISALGKAYTSLDASCIIV; encoded by the coding sequence GTGCGTAATACCTATTTGGTTTGCTACGACATCTGCGACGATAAGCGTCTCCGCAAAGTCTTCAAGACGATGCGAGATTTTGGCGATCATCTTCAGTACTCCATCTTCGAGTGCCAGTTTACGCCGGTGGATTTGGCGAAATGCCGCCATGAACTGAACGAGATCATTCATCATTACGAAGACCAAGTGCTGTTCGTTGATCTGGGACCGGTCGAAGGGCGTGGCGATCGTGTGATCTCGGCCCTGGGCAAAGCTTACACTTCACTCGATGCGTCCTGCATCATCGTTTAA
- a CDS encoding DUF1501 domain-containing protein, producing MLPPHSQVTPAINWLDRRRFLTGAASGLGAIALASLLGQEGLLAADEQSIDPSRPYQARSSHFSGAAKNVIVIFCAGGVSHLDTWDYKPELEKRDGMPMENGPAVTFQGPAGNLARPQYRFRPRGQTGKMVSDMLPHLAELTDDLTFIHSLTSNSNTHGPAENFLSTGSVLDGFPSLGAWVTYALGCETQELPAYVAIPDPRGVPQNGSNNWGPGFLPAAFQGTTFSATRPIHHLKPYDTSPAEDDATRHFLARMNQRHLEENPHDSKLAARIASYELAARMQLSVPNVTNLESEPEHILKMYGADSPDKTKAAFAKNCILARRLVERGVRFVQLFNGAYASGGELNWDGHNKLKQQYDKHAHILDQPAAGLIRDLKQRGLLEDTLVVWCTEFGRMPMFQKGSQGRDHNPDGFTSWMTGAGVKPGISHGATDELGKKAVRDVHPLYDFNATILHLLGLDHERLTIRHNGIDRRLTNVEGHIIHEILG from the coding sequence ATGTTACCACCTCACTCTCAAGTCACGCCTGCCATCAATTGGCTTGATCGTCGTCGATTTCTTACCGGTGCCGCTAGTGGCCTGGGGGCCATAGCGCTGGCAAGCTTGCTGGGACAAGAAGGCCTGCTCGCGGCAGATGAACAATCGATCGATCCATCGCGCCCTTACCAGGCCCGTTCGTCGCACTTTTCAGGGGCTGCAAAAAATGTAATTGTTATCTTCTGCGCCGGTGGCGTGAGCCATCTGGATACGTGGGACTATAAACCCGAACTTGAAAAGAGGGACGGCATGCCCATGGAGAATGGCCCGGCCGTCACATTTCAGGGACCCGCCGGAAACCTGGCCCGACCGCAATACCGATTTCGCCCCCGAGGGCAAACCGGCAAGATGGTCTCGGACATGTTACCTCACTTGGCCGAACTAACGGACGATCTCACGTTCATTCATTCGCTGACGAGCAACAGTAACACGCATGGCCCCGCGGAAAACTTCCTTTCAACGGGCTCCGTGCTCGACGGCTTTCCTAGCCTGGGAGCTTGGGTGACTTACGCTCTGGGCTGCGAAACGCAAGAGTTGCCGGCCTATGTCGCTATTCCCGATCCCCGCGGTGTTCCTCAGAACGGTTCTAACAACTGGGGCCCGGGTTTCCTGCCTGCTGCGTTTCAAGGGACAACCTTCAGTGCCACCAGGCCAATCCATCACTTAAAGCCTTACGATACTTCCCCTGCGGAAGATGATGCGACGCGTCACTTTCTTGCTCGGATGAATCAACGTCACTTAGAGGAAAACCCGCACGATTCAAAACTGGCCGCACGTATTGCCAGCTACGAATTGGCTGCGCGGATGCAATTGAGTGTGCCCAACGTAACGAACCTGGAAAGCGAGCCAGAGCACATCTTGAAGATGTATGGAGCCGACTCGCCCGATAAGACCAAAGCCGCGTTTGCCAAAAACTGCATTCTCGCCCGGCGACTCGTCGAGCGAGGCGTACGATTTGTGCAGTTGTTCAATGGCGCCTACGCGAGTGGAGGTGAACTGAACTGGGATGGGCACAACAAGTTAAAGCAACAATACGACAAGCATGCTCATATTCTCGACCAACCGGCTGCGGGACTCATTCGCGATCTGAAACAACGGGGTTTGCTGGAAGACACCCTGGTGGTTTGGTGTACCGAGTTCGGCCGCATGCCCATGTTCCAAAAAGGATCGCAAGGGCGCGATCACAATCCCGATGGCTTTACCTCTTGGATGACAGGGGCCGGGGTGAAGCCAGGCATTAGTCATGGCGCCACGGACGAACTTGGAAAAAAAGCGGTCCGAGACGTCCACCCGTTATATGACTTTAACGCCACCATCTTGCACCTGCTTGGACTCGATCACGAGCGGCTTACCATCCGCCACAACGGAATCGATCGACGCCTCACGAATGTGGAAGGACACATCATTCACGAGATCTTGGGATAG
- the cas7g gene encoding type I-G CRISPR-associated RAMP protein Csb1/Cas7g yields the protein MSLKLKDLQEAVQSAAAFRCRARLQPAGGPGDKVFPPTYAGSVYAMEWRRIPGQDEPVRCVMLDSVQSQANRCEEALQEDAVDEGRLNLPVVEVDFSGIPIVDPADTDKLSEGLYEPIGRVTSLEAPHRVADAILRDSELNGVAFRVSEEGRKLSLATLRNATPLFELCPTALVYGIWDSTGPKGGLGVKFQRAIVSEIIGVNASLGVKTSSRMDPLAIQLKAGPIYQGKDGDWTTDDQQAVMDKKKPRLVGKDGKPSEVNHGNITPSISSLGKDLLDEDGDRVYQAGGVTIDYAEQSTVLSLPALRRLRFPLDGGFKSDMKINLAAQTVLAALGLCGAALAAERGLDLRSRCLLWPEETLQWEMLGKAGEKIEQFDLSADEAISLLDAAVKEATKLSLPWRTEPLVLQPAKKLVELVRKSQDLAVKSGAEEGGE from the coding sequence ATGTCGTTGAAATTGAAAGATCTCCAGGAAGCCGTTCAATCGGCGGCTGCGTTTCGGTGTCGGGCTCGGTTGCAACCGGCCGGTGGCCCTGGCGATAAGGTGTTTCCACCAACCTATGCCGGATCGGTTTACGCGATGGAATGGCGACGCATTCCGGGGCAAGACGAACCGGTGCGGTGCGTGATGTTGGATTCCGTTCAAAGCCAGGCCAATCGCTGTGAAGAGGCGTTGCAAGAAGATGCCGTGGACGAAGGACGATTGAACTTGCCGGTCGTCGAAGTCGATTTCAGCGGTATTCCGATCGTCGACCCAGCCGATACCGACAAGCTTTCCGAAGGCTTGTACGAACCGATAGGCCGCGTTACTAGTCTGGAAGCACCGCATCGCGTGGCCGATGCGATTCTACGCGATAGCGAACTCAATGGTGTGGCGTTTCGTGTTTCCGAGGAAGGACGCAAGTTGTCGTTGGCCACGCTTCGTAATGCGACACCCCTTTTCGAGTTGTGCCCGACAGCACTGGTCTACGGCATTTGGGATTCCACAGGGCCGAAAGGCGGCCTCGGGGTAAAGTTCCAACGGGCAATCGTTTCGGAGATCATCGGTGTCAATGCTTCGCTGGGAGTCAAAACCAGTAGCCGGATGGATCCCTTGGCGATTCAATTGAAGGCCGGACCAATTTATCAAGGCAAAGATGGCGATTGGACCACCGACGATCAGCAAGCGGTTATGGACAAGAAGAAACCGCGACTGGTGGGGAAAGATGGCAAGCCTTCGGAGGTGAACCATGGGAACATTACCCCATCCATTTCTAGCTTGGGTAAGGACTTGCTTGATGAAGATGGCGACCGGGTCTATCAAGCCGGTGGGGTCACCATCGACTACGCTGAGCAATCGACGGTACTTTCCTTGCCCGCTTTACGTCGCTTGCGTTTTCCGCTGGATGGCGGTTTCAAAAGCGACATGAAAATCAATCTCGCCGCGCAGACGGTGTTGGCCGCGCTGGGGTTATGCGGGGCGGCGCTGGCGGCGGAGCGCGGGCTCGATTTGCGTTCGCGTTGTCTGCTGTGGCCCGAGGAAACACTACAATGGGAAATGCTCGGCAAAGCTGGCGAGAAAATCGAACAGTTCGACCTGTCTGCGGACGAGGCCATTTCTTTGCTGGACGCGGCCGTTAAGGAAGCGACGAAACTTTCGCTTCCTTGGCGAACGGAACCGCTGGTGCTGCAGCCCGCAAAGAAACTGGTTGAACTGGTTCGCAAAAGCCAAGACCTGGCCGTCAAAAGTGGTGCCGAGGAAGGGGGCGAATGA
- a CDS encoding DUF1559 domain-containing protein, with product MSTKKTDGGFTLVELLVVIAIIGVLIALLLPAVQQAREAARRMSCSNNLKQIGIALHNYHDTHLKFPLGGWRSTASTSSPFGTSWWGGLLPFIEQAALYDRINFEADRPGWSGNTSALTGTSANGMVCPSFPGETSGWNNRSWDSAATYIGIAGAVLNNTNFTESRTNSGFACCSHSGGTNDGIIAAGGIMFPNQSVGFRDVTDGSSNTLAVGECGGRMFTANSGSLTNISGSMVLVTAGGQHGWLMGSEGTGTPPGYSNHRAFNITTVRYAPNEKNYDLNGISTNYGANNPLISEHPGGVMAVFVDGHVEFIAETIELDVFKYQATRDDGQVVSQN from the coding sequence ATGTCTACCAAGAAGACCGATGGCGGATTTACGCTTGTAGAGCTTTTGGTCGTCATCGCAATTATTGGAGTTCTGATTGCCCTTTTGCTGCCGGCCGTTCAGCAAGCACGTGAAGCGGCACGAAGGATGAGCTGCTCAAACAATCTTAAGCAGATCGGTATCGCCCTGCACAACTATCACGATACCCACCTGAAGTTCCCCCTTGGCGGATGGCGATCGACGGCCTCGACTTCGTCTCCGTTTGGAACCTCGTGGTGGGGAGGACTCCTGCCGTTCATCGAGCAAGCCGCTCTCTACGATCGCATCAACTTCGAAGCCGATCGACCTGGCTGGAGCGGCAACACATCTGCTCTGACAGGAACTTCTGCCAATGGGATGGTTTGCCCCTCGTTTCCTGGTGAAACATCCGGCTGGAACAATCGAAGCTGGGACTCTGCAGCGACCTATATCGGTATCGCGGGGGCGGTGCTTAACAACACGAATTTCACCGAATCACGCACGAACTCAGGCTTCGCTTGTTGTTCCCACTCGGGAGGGACGAATGACGGCATCATTGCCGCAGGCGGAATAATGTTCCCCAATCAATCGGTCGGTTTTCGTGACGTCACCGATGGCTCGAGCAACACCCTGGCTGTCGGCGAGTGCGGGGGCCGCATGTTTACCGCGAACTCCGGCTCCTTGACGAATATTTCAGGGTCAATGGTTTTGGTAACGGCCGGGGGACAACATGGTTGGTTGATGGGCTCAGAGGGAACGGGAACGCCGCCTGGGTATTCGAACCATCGCGCGTTCAACATCACGACCGTTCGCTACGCTCCGAACGAGAAAAACTATGACTTGAACGGAATCAGTACCAACTACGGTGCCAATAATCCGTTGATCTCAGAGCATCCTGGAGGCGTCATGGCTGTCTTTGTCGATGGTCATGTCGAGTTCATCGCAGAAACGATCGAACTCGATGTTTTCAAGTATCAAGCGACGCGAGATGACGGCCAAGTGGTTTCTCAGAATTAA
- the cas4g/cas1g gene encoding CRISPR-associated endonuclease Cas4g/Cas1g, whose protein sequence is MIQAENALLPARMINEYVYCPRLFYYEHVEGIFVHNLETIEGSHVHTRVDGKEDDLPPAAELLETDRPANRRSITLSSEQYGIIAKLDLLETDGSLVTPVDYKRGEPCKAEDGSIEAWPADRAQLTVQVLILRDNGYVCEEAIVYYARTKQRVRFTIDEQLVAETLQQIDAARRLANATEIPPPLEDSPKCPRCSLVGVCLPEETRRMSNVRSISRQQMILFEVEPNRTANLSNQPGDEDVRRLVPSRDDLKPLYLNQPGLYVGCSRKVLQVKDKKKIVQQVRLNEVCQVNLFGSIQVTTQAIQAICTEEIPIAYFSMGGWFYGVTHGLGVKNIYLRREQFRWADVPSFCLRIARALVAGKIKNQRTMLQRNHIEPPKVALVHLKCMQEDAETAFSQESLLGIEGNAARVYFQNLQGMIKVNDPEDSPTDSGADDLFTFEFNSRNRRPPKDPINALLSLAYSILAKDLTIISQTVGFDPFLGFYHQPRYGRAPLALDLMEPFRPLIADSAVLSAINTKMIRPEHFIRAGNAVALTPDGRKAFFRAYEQRMDTLVTHPLFGYRVNYRRILEIQCRLLARVLTGETTNYPVFVTR, encoded by the coding sequence ATGATTCAGGCAGAAAATGCGCTGCTTCCGGCCCGGATGATCAACGAATATGTCTATTGCCCAAGATTGTTCTACTACGAACATGTGGAGGGAATATTCGTCCATAATCTCGAAACGATCGAAGGAAGCCACGTCCATACCCGCGTCGATGGGAAGGAAGACGATCTTCCACCCGCCGCCGAACTTCTAGAAACGGATCGGCCCGCCAATCGCCGCAGTATCACGCTTTCCAGCGAACAGTATGGCATTATCGCCAAGTTGGATCTTTTGGAGACCGACGGTTCGCTGGTAACCCCGGTCGACTATAAGCGGGGCGAACCTTGTAAGGCGGAAGATGGCTCGATCGAAGCCTGGCCCGCCGATCGGGCTCAACTTACGGTTCAAGTGTTGATTCTGCGTGACAACGGCTATGTCTGTGAAGAAGCGATCGTTTACTATGCCCGTACGAAGCAGCGGGTACGTTTCACGATCGATGAACAACTAGTTGCCGAAACCTTACAGCAGATTGATGCTGCCCGCCGTTTGGCAAACGCCACCGAGATTCCACCGCCGCTGGAAGACAGCCCGAAATGCCCGAGATGTTCCCTCGTGGGCGTATGTCTGCCCGAAGAAACGCGGCGGATGAGCAATGTTCGGTCCATCTCTCGCCAGCAAATGATCCTGTTCGAGGTGGAACCCAATCGCACAGCGAATCTCAGCAACCAGCCAGGCGACGAGGATGTTCGTCGCTTGGTTCCCTCAAGGGACGACCTCAAGCCACTTTATCTCAATCAGCCAGGCCTCTACGTAGGATGCTCGCGTAAAGTCCTTCAGGTCAAGGACAAAAAGAAGATCGTTCAACAGGTTCGGCTGAATGAAGTCTGTCAGGTGAATTTGTTCGGTTCCATTCAGGTAACCACTCAAGCGATTCAGGCGATCTGTACAGAAGAAATTCCGATCGCGTACTTCTCGATGGGAGGTTGGTTTTATGGAGTCACCCACGGCTTGGGCGTCAAGAATATTTATCTGCGCCGTGAGCAATTTCGCTGGGCGGACGTGCCATCGTTCTGCCTCCGCATTGCCCGGGCACTTGTCGCGGGGAAGATCAAGAATCAACGCACGATGCTTCAACGGAATCATATCGAACCGCCCAAGGTGGCCCTGGTTCATTTGAAATGCATGCAAGAGGATGCCGAGACCGCTTTCTCGCAGGAATCGCTTTTGGGAATTGAAGGGAACGCGGCGAGAGTTTACTTCCAGAATCTGCAAGGAATGATCAAGGTCAACGATCCGGAAGACTCTCCGACCGATTCCGGCGCGGACGATCTCTTTACGTTTGAATTTAATTCCCGCAATCGACGACCACCGAAGGACCCGATCAACGCCCTGTTAAGTCTGGCATATAGCATTCTCGCGAAAGATTTAACGATCATTAGCCAAACGGTCGGCTTCGATCCGTTTCTTGGCTTCTATCATCAACCGCGATACGGACGGGCTCCCTTAGCGCTCGATTTGATGGAACCGTTCCGGCCGTTGATTGCGGACTCGGCCGTGCTGAGCGCGATCAATACGAAAATGATCCGCCCAGAGCATTTCATTCGCGCGGGAAATGCCGTGGCGCTCACCCCAGATGGCCGCAAGGCATTCTTTCGGGCCTATGAACAGCGGATGGACACACTGGTAACGCATCCACTGTTCGGCTACCGCGTCAACTATCGGCGGATCTTGGAAATCCAATGCCGATTATTGGCCCGGGTTTTAACTGGCGAGACAACAAACTATCCCGTTTTTGTGACTCGATAG
- a CDS encoding PSD1 and planctomycete cytochrome C domain-containing protein — protein MMRWFVLAISLICLASNTCLADPIDFVHDVRPILQKHCYECHAGDVRKSGLRLDVRSEAFKGGELYGESILAGKPEESPLWQFIADEDADLQMPPEGPTPTSEEVAMLRRWIEQGAVWPDGVDEVELADPTNHWSFRPIEDTTVPQVIRTDWPQNAIDQFVLARLEAQNLSPSKAASRADWLRRVSFDLVGLPPTQKEWEAFKNDDSEGAYQRVVDRLLASPRYGERWAQHWLDVVRFADTHGFEVNTERPNAWPYRDYVIEALNQDVPYDQFIREQLAGDTMNADAATGFLVTASVLLSGQIGKDEASKRLARQDSIDEIVTNIGTSFLGMTIHCARCHNHKFDPISQRDYYEMQAFVSGVEYQDRKFEIPLGDMQRDQRKRWSQRRSELHLQIATVAPLADSTAPRPMVNSYENIDRFTPVRTQQVRFQVQATNRYEPCIDELEIFNVEGVNVALAEQGAKLSSSGNNVSPNRHELRLINDGNYGNSSTWMSNEVGGGWVTVEFAQPQLIEQVVWGRDRLGKFSDRLAMEYVIEVRDEKGAWKSVANSANRHPFDPQKNSHTPVDIDSLAENKQSHVRQLIHEKDELTRKLSQLANSRAVFAGTFREPDEIRILGRGSPEMPKERVSPSVPDLFGATTLPQDSNEQQRRLALADWIVSENNPLTARVMANRIWQGHFGLGLVETSNDFGHNGVPPSHPELLDWLSAEFMRSGWSLKHMHRLLVLSSTYRQASSFNQAAAEIDTDNRLLWRYPPQRLMGEVIRDSILAINENLNLEMGGPGFSLFDKRGGLSGFSPVKSFDKDGLRRMIYSHRVRRERDPVFGAFDCPDYGQSTPRRRESTTSIQALNLFNSRFVIDQSRVFADLLKDQHTDTPQQIEEAYQRVLMRPPTPQEQTEAISLVDQYGLASLCRVLFNSNEFLFIR, from the coding sequence ATGATGCGTTGGTTTGTCCTGGCAATCAGCCTTATCTGCTTGGCAAGCAATACTTGTTTGGCTGATCCGATCGACTTCGTTCACGACGTCCGTCCAATTCTGCAGAAGCACTGCTACGAGTGCCACGCTGGCGACGTTCGTAAAAGTGGGCTGCGTCTGGATGTGCGTTCCGAGGCGTTCAAAGGGGGCGAACTCTACGGCGAATCGATTCTGGCTGGCAAGCCCGAAGAAAGCCCCCTTTGGCAGTTCATCGCCGACGAAGATGCCGACCTGCAGATGCCTCCGGAGGGGCCGACGCCTACCTCAGAAGAGGTTGCCATGCTTCGCCGCTGGATCGAGCAAGGGGCTGTCTGGCCCGATGGTGTCGACGAAGTCGAATTGGCGGATCCCACCAACCACTGGTCATTTCGTCCCATCGAAGACACGACAGTTCCTCAGGTCATACGTACCGATTGGCCACAGAATGCCATCGATCAGTTTGTTCTCGCTCGACTCGAAGCGCAGAACCTCTCGCCATCCAAGGCCGCATCACGTGCCGATTGGCTACGTCGGGTTAGTTTCGATCTGGTCGGGCTTCCCCCTACGCAGAAGGAATGGGAAGCGTTTAAAAATGACGACAGCGAAGGAGCCTATCAACGTGTGGTCGACCGACTTCTCGCTTCGCCGCGTTATGGCGAGCGGTGGGCGCAGCATTGGCTAGACGTCGTGCGTTTCGCCGACACGCATGGCTTCGAGGTCAACACGGAACGGCCCAACGCGTGGCCCTATCGCGACTACGTAATCGAGGCTCTCAACCAAGACGTCCCCTACGACCAGTTCATTCGCGAACAACTTGCCGGCGATACGATGAACGCCGATGCAGCAACCGGTTTTCTCGTCACTGCGTCGGTTCTCTTGTCGGGACAAATAGGGAAGGACGAAGCTTCCAAACGCTTGGCCCGACAGGACTCAATCGATGAAATCGTGACCAACATCGGGACATCGTTCCTGGGGATGACGATTCACTGCGCCCGATGTCACAACCATAAATTCGATCCCATCTCGCAGCGCGACTACTACGAGATGCAGGCATTCGTTTCAGGGGTTGAGTACCAAGACCGCAAGTTTGAAATTCCCCTGGGGGATATGCAGCGTGATCAACGCAAACGTTGGAGCCAGCGCCGAAGCGAGTTGCATTTGCAAATTGCGACAGTGGCCCCACTAGCCGATTCCACCGCGCCCCGCCCGATGGTCAATTCGTACGAGAACATCGATCGCTTTACGCCGGTTCGCACTCAACAGGTTCGATTTCAAGTACAAGCGACCAATCGCTACGAACCTTGTATCGACGAATTGGAAATCTTCAATGTCGAAGGGGTTAACGTTGCCTTGGCCGAACAGGGCGCAAAACTCTCTTCCTCAGGAAACAACGTCTCGCCAAATCGCCATGAACTTCGACTGATCAATGACGGAAACTACGGCAATTCCAGCACTTGGATGTCGAACGAAGTTGGCGGAGGCTGGGTCACGGTAGAGTTCGCCCAGCCTCAGTTGATCGAACAGGTTGTCTGGGGACGTGATCGCCTAGGCAAGTTTTCTGATCGGCTCGCCATGGAGTACGTCATTGAAGTTCGTGACGAGAAAGGGGCTTGGAAGAGCGTTGCCAACTCAGCCAACCGGCATCCTTTCGATCCGCAAAAGAACAGTCACACCCCAGTTGATATTGATTCACTCGCAGAGAACAAGCAGAGCCACGTGCGTCAACTAATTCATGAAAAAGACGAGTTGACTCGAAAATTGAGCCAACTGGCAAATAGCCGCGCGGTCTTTGCCGGCACATTTCGCGAACCGGACGAGATCCGTATCTTAGGGCGAGGAAGCCCAGAAATGCCTAAAGAACGTGTCAGCCCATCCGTGCCTGATCTTTTTGGCGCTACGACCTTGCCGCAAGACTCGAATGAACAGCAGCGACGCCTCGCCCTGGCTGATTGGATTGTTTCAGAGAACAACCCTTTAACGGCGCGAGTGATGGCCAATCGAATCTGGCAAGGGCACTTCGGGTTGGGGCTGGTCGAGACTTCCAATGACTTTGGTCATAACGGTGTCCCGCCGTCGCATCCAGAATTACTGGACTGGCTTAGTGCCGAATTTATGCGTAGTGGCTGGTCGCTGAAGCACATGCACCGTTTGCTGGTTCTATCCTCGACCTATCGCCAAGCTAGTTCCTTCAACCAGGCGGCGGCCGAAATCGATACCGACAATCGGCTGCTCTGGCGTTACCCTCCCCAACGTCTAATGGGTGAAGTGATTCGTGATTCTATTCTGGCGATCAACGAAAACCTCAATTTAGAAATGGGGGGGCCAGGCTTTAGCCTCTTCGACAAACGTGGCGGGCTGTCTGGTTTCTCTCCCGTTAAATCGTTCGACAAAGATGGCCTTCGCCGGATGATTTACTCGCACCGCGTACGCCGAGAAAGGGATCCCGTGTTCGGAGCTTTCGATTGTCCCGACTATGGGCAAAGCACGCCTCGCAGGCGGGAATCAACCACGTCAATTCAAGCGCTTAACTTGTTCAACAGCCGGTTTGTGATCGACCAGTCGCGCGTGTTTGCCGACCTTTTGAAAGATCAACACACGGATACTCCTCAGCAGATCGAAGAGGCTTACCAGCGTGTTCTAATGCGACCACCTACGCCGCAAGAGCAAACCGAAGCAATCTCGCTAGTCGACCAATATGGACTCGCATCGCTTTGTCGCGTTTTGTTCAACAGCAACGAATTCTTGTTTATCCGCTGA